A section of the Pseudomonas prosekii genome encodes:
- a CDS encoding 16S rRNA (uracil(1498)-N(3))-methyltransferase, translating into MNLLLLEEADFIAPDRVVLGDRRLTHMQEVHRCEVGDSMRVGRIGGLMGSAEVLRLEAGEAELRVTLDQSPPTKLPLTLVLALPRPKMLRRVFQTVAAMGVPRIVLVNSYRVEKSFWQTPFLEPDAIREQLILGLEQARDSVLPEVVIEKRFKPFVEDRLPAIAEGTLGLVGHPGNYPPCPRGLDEPVTLAIGPEGGWIPYEIELLGKSGLQPVQLGERILRVETAVTALLARLF; encoded by the coding sequence GTGAACCTGCTGCTCCTCGAAGAGGCCGATTTCATCGCGCCCGACCGCGTGGTCCTGGGTGATCGTCGGTTGACGCACATGCAGGAAGTGCATCGCTGCGAAGTCGGCGACAGCATGCGCGTCGGGCGAATTGGCGGATTGATGGGTTCGGCCGAGGTGTTGCGTCTGGAGGCCGGCGAAGCCGAATTGCGCGTGACCCTCGACCAATCGCCGCCGACCAAGCTGCCGTTGACCCTGGTGCTGGCGCTGCCACGGCCGAAGATGCTCCGTAGGGTGTTTCAGACTGTTGCGGCCATGGGTGTGCCGCGCATCGTGCTGGTGAACAGCTATCGCGTCGAGAAGAGCTTCTGGCAAACGCCGTTCCTCGAACCGGACGCGATTCGTGAGCAATTGATCCTCGGCCTCGAACAGGCGCGCGACAGCGTGTTGCCGGAGGTGGTCATCGAGAAGCGCTTCAAGCCGTTTGTCGAAGACCGTTTGCCGGCCATTGCCGAAGGCACTCTGGGCCTGGTCGGGCATCCCGGTAACTACCCGCCCTGCCCGCGCGGTCTCGATGAACCGGTGACACTGGCGATCGGCCCGGAAGGTGGCTGGATTCCTTACGAGATCGAATTGCTGGGCAAATCCGGCCTGCAACCGGTGCAACTCGGCGAGCGCATCCTGCGCGTCGAAACCGCCGTCACCGCCCTGCTCGCCCGCCTCTTTTAA